The genomic DNA ATATCCTTAAATTGTTTTTGATCTTCTTTTGCAAAGCGATATGTCGTTCCCTCACCCGGTGTCGCTTCCAGATTATACAGATTTCCTGTTTCCTCTTGAAACTCCGACATCTTTTCTCGTATCTGATCCAGTACTTCTTTGGCAAACTCTTGTCCATATTTTGTCGTGATATTCTCTTTATCACCTGTAAAGTTGCGAATTGCCTCATTCATCCCATTCACACCGATCGTAGAGAAATGATTGTTCAACTTTCCGAGATATCGCTTTGTGTATGGAAACAATCCGCGATTCATCCACTTCTCGATCACTTCCCTTTTGATCTCAAGCGACGTCTTTGCCAATCCCATGAGATACATCACTCTTTCAATGAATTTTTCTTTGTCTCCTGCACACGTTTTTCCGATGCGCGCCATATTGATCGTCACCACACCAATCGATCCCGTCATTTCTGCTGATCCGAAGAGACCACCACCTCTCTTGCGCAATTCTTTCAAATCCAATTGTAAACGACAACACATTGAACGCACATCACTTGGATTGAGGTCTGAATTGATGAAATTCTGGAAATACGGTGTTCCATACTTTGCCGTCATTTCAAAAAGTGGCAATACTTTTGGATCATTCCAATCAAAGTCCTTTGTAATATTGTATGTCGGAATGGGAAATGTGAATGTACGCCCCTTTGAATCCCCCGCCATCATCACATCAATAAATGCTCTATTAATGAGATCCATCTCTTTTTGCAGTTCTCCAAATGTATAATCAAATGGCTTGCCTCCGAGAATCAGTGTTTTTTTCTTGAGATCTTCCGGACATACCCAATCAAGTGTAATGTTGGTAAACGGCGTTTGTGTGCCCCATCGCGACGGAATATTGAGATTAAATACAAATGATTGAATATTCTGATAGACAAAATTGTAAAGCACTTCATCATAATATGCCTCTTCTTTTTCTTTTGATGCAAATACCATGCCATACTTCTCGATCATTTTTCGCAACTCCAACTCTTTTTTCTTTACAAACGGTGCCAAATAGGTATCAAAGCTAGAAAAAGCTTGTGCACCAGCCCACTCATTTTGCAGCGTGCCCAAAAAATTGATCATTTGCGCCACTGCGCTTGAAAGATGCTTTGGTGGTTTGGACTCTACCTTATTAGACACACCATTAAACCCCTCCTCAAGCAATGTCCGCAGACTCCATCCCGCACAATATCCGGAAAACATATCGAGATCATGGATGTGAATATCGGCATTTCTATGCGCCTCACCAATAGATTTTGGATAAACATGTGACAACCAATAATTTGCAGTTACCTTTCCGGCAGTATTGAGGATCATTCCGCCCAACGAATATCCCTGATTGGAATTAGCATTTACCCGCCAATCCAGCTGATCAAGGTATTCGCTCATGGTCTTTTCCACATCTACCATCACATTTTTATCAGATCGCGCTTCAGTTCTCTTTTGTCTATACAAAATATAGTCCTTTGCAATACGAGGAAAATTGAAGTTAATAAGCGCTTCCTCTACGGCATCTTGTATTTGCTCCACAGACGGGATCTCTTCACCATAACGCTCAATGATCTTTTTCTCTGCATGATGTGCAATTTTCTTGGCATCAAAACCTTTTTCCGGCTCAGATGCTTGCGCCGCTTTTGTAATCGCTTTTTCAATCTTTATTATGTCAAAATCTACAATTGTGCCATTTCTTTTTTTAATTTTGTGTATCGCCATAATTATTTGTTTCAGATAATAATCCCGTAATATTTGTCATCAACTGTCTTTACCCTCAAATCCAGTTACAAACATTGTGTTTTGGCGGAAAAAGAAAGAAGTAAGAAAAAAATTCCTCACCCCTCATTGTCCGTAGAATAATTATAGCACATAATTATTTTTATGAAAAGGGTAACATATCCACAGAATACATAAACATACTATATGTTGTGCTTTACCATTTATACCTACCACAAGTAGATTTTTCATATTGACATGAAACTTTTTATGTTTCGTTTATAAATAAAATAATATTTTTCTCTTATAAAAATTTCCTTCCTGCATATTTTTTATAATTAACAACAAAATATACATTTTGTCAAGTATTTAAACTTGGCCAAAAAATATTATTCAAACACTCCCCATTGTTCCACGTGGAACAATATATCTGTTTTTTTATAAATCATTACAAATGATTTATAGTACGATGTCTTTTATACAGATTCTGTAAAATAACAAATTTTTCTATCATAAATACAAAGTTATCTCATTTTTATTTTGTTCCACGTGGAACAAAATGTATTGCATACGACTTTTTTGCAAAAAATTCAATAAGGTTGCCAAGTTGCAATTGTTCCACGTGGAACAATTGCAAAAATTTTCACATATATTATAACAAAATACACTAAAAAATATCATGATCTGCACATTTTGTTCCACGTGGAACAAAATATTTTCATGATAGATCTATATACAAAAATATTTTTCCGGTATCAAAGAGGGAAATAGCCCGACGTTTGATTATAAAAAATACTGAATGTTCCACGTGGAACAAAAAATTATACAGACTTTATAAATAAATAGGCATATTTACTATATAAATCGATTTCAATATCTTACCAAAGAAAAATTATATGAAAATTGGTTCTAAAAATTGTTCCACGTGGAACAATTGCGGTAAATCTGTACAAACATTTTATATTACGCCAGCATTATGTTTACAATATATAAAAAATTATATTGTTCCACGTGGAACAAAACGGAATTGAAAAGGGAAGTTTGTGGTCTATACTGAAATTAATGTATTGACATTATCCTATTTTATGTTGTTATGCTATTTTATATTGATTATCCTCTATTTATATGGTACATTATGAACACTTTTCTATCTATGCATTACCATATCAATGCAAAAAATTGCCTCTGTAGTTTAGTGGATAAAACAAGTCACTCCTAAGGACTAGAGAAAGGTTCGACTCCTTTCAGAGGCACACTCATTTCAATTGATTCTAAAAATTTTATTTCTTATTATTAAGAACATCATATCATATGCGCGCTCGTACAAAAAAAATTAATTCCCTCATACAGCAACAAATGGCTGAGTTGCTTGTAAAAAATGTTGATTTTAAGCCAAATGCCTTTGTAACGATCTCGAAGGTTGACACCACGGATGATCTGCGCTACACTCGGATATTCGTGCGTGTATATCCGACCGCGGAAATCAACTATGGTCTAAAAACACTTGAGCACGAAAAGAAAACTTTGCAAAAATTGTTGCATCAAAAGTTGCACATCAAAATTCTTCCTCGCATCTCATTTATACATGATAAAACAGGTGAAGATGCTGATGAGATTGAGCGTCTTTTGCAGCAAGCATAGCAAAAATCAATTTCATTTTATGTGCATATGGAGATTAAACCACTGTTTCACAAAGAATTTAATACTCTGGACTATATTTTGCACA from Parcubacteria group bacterium includes the following:
- a CDS encoding ribonucleoside triphosphate reductase translates to MAIHKIKKRNGTIVDFDIIKIEKAITKAAQASEPEKGFDAKKIAHHAEKKIIERYGEEIPSVEQIQDAVEEALINFNFPRIAKDYILYRQKRTEARSDKNVMVDVEKTMSEYLDQLDWRVNANSNQGYSLGGMILNTAGKVTANYWLSHVYPKSIGEAHRNADIHIHDLDMFSGYCAGWSLRTLLEEGFNGVSNKVESKPPKHLSSAVAQMINFLGTLQNEWAGAQAFSSFDTYLAPFVKKKELELRKMIEKYGMVFASKEKEEAYYDEVLYNFVYQNIQSFVFNLNIPSRWGTQTPFTNITLDWVCPEDLKKKTLILGGKPFDYTFGELQKEMDLINRAFIDVMMAGDSKGRTFTFPIPTYNITKDFDWNDPKVLPLFEMTAKYGTPYFQNFINSDLNPSDVRSMCCRLQLDLKELRKRGGGLFGSAEMTGSIGVVTINMARIGKTCAGDKEKFIERVMYLMGLAKTSLEIKREVIEKWMNRGLFPYTKRYLGKLNNHFSTIGVNGMNEAIRNFTGDKENITTKYGQEFAKEVLDQIREKMSEFQEETGNLYNLEATPGEGTTYRFAKEDQKQFKDIIQAGTKEAPYYTNSTQLPVGYTDDIFEALDLQDELQKKYTGGTVFHGYMSERISSGKACAQLVKKILTNYRLPYITITPTFSICPKHGYLDGEYDFCPKCDQELGVKKSCCDSEFRGRYESAMPDK
- the rbfA gene encoding 30S ribosome-binding factor RbfA, with the translated sequence MRARTKKINSLIQQQMAELLVKNVDFKPNAFVTISKVDTTDDLRYTRIFVRVYPTAEINYGLKTLEHEKKTLQKLLHQKLHIKILPRISFIHDKTGEDADEIERLLQQA